The Xanthomonas sontii genome contains a region encoding:
- a CDS encoding transporter — protein MKRVRYRVPSSPRARARLSLLAVLAIAWVAPAAAQSVPQSATLPTGINTGGTSFFDGFSKPNPGWTAIQYLRRYDFDAIKDAHGDDVPVFRDPHIGSSVWVTQVAYLSDYKLFGGSLGITALAALVDLDTSFAYDSPVALRDNGAGLGDLTIGPYLQMAPVIRNGRPVFSQRFELDVLAPIGKFDRNRDVNQGAGYWSVLPSWAFSILPTPRWEISGRLNYIYNFRADKASNVPQGDGFVFRNGQAGDAAWLNFASSLEVVKDLHLGINGYYLKQLRDNRTNGERVADSKQTQFYLGPGLSWRIDQKNIFNANFYMPVEVKNAPSGHNVNVQYIHVF, from the coding sequence GTGAAGCGTGTCCGCTACCGTGTCCCCTCGTCGCCGCGTGCCCGTGCGCGCCTGTCTCTGCTCGCCGTGCTGGCCATCGCCTGGGTCGCCCCGGCGGCCGCGCAATCGGTGCCGCAGAGCGCCACCCTGCCGACCGGCATCAATACCGGCGGCACCAGCTTCTTCGACGGTTTCAGCAAGCCCAACCCGGGCTGGACCGCGATCCAGTACCTGCGCCGCTACGACTTCGACGCGATCAAGGACGCGCACGGCGACGACGTGCCGGTGTTCCGCGATCCGCACATCGGCTCCTCGGTGTGGGTGACCCAGGTGGCCTACCTCAGCGACTACAAGCTGTTCGGCGGCTCCCTCGGCATCACCGCACTGGCGGCGCTGGTCGATCTGGATACGTCGTTCGCGTACGACAGCCCGGTGGCGCTGCGCGACAACGGCGCCGGCCTGGGCGACCTGACCATCGGCCCCTACCTGCAGATGGCACCGGTGATCCGCAATGGCCGCCCGGTGTTCTCGCAACGCTTCGAACTGGATGTGCTGGCGCCGATCGGCAAGTTCGACCGCAACCGCGACGTCAACCAGGGCGCGGGCTACTGGTCGGTGCTGCCGAGCTGGGCCTTCAGCATCCTGCCGACGCCGCGCTGGGAAATCAGCGGACGGCTTAACTACATTTACAACTTCCGCGCCGACAAGGCCTCCAACGTGCCGCAGGGCGACGGCTTCGTGTTCCGCAACGGCCAGGCCGGCGACGCCGCCTGGCTCAACTTCGCCAGTTCGCTGGAAGTGGTCAAGGACCTGCACCTGGGCATCAACGGCTACTACCTCAAGCAGTTGCGCGACAACCGCACCAATGGCGAACGCGTCGCCGACAGCAAGCAGACCCAGTTCTACCTGGGCCCCGGCCTGTCCTGGCGGATCGACCAGAAGAACATCTTCAACGCCAACTTCTACATGCCGGTGGAGGTCAAGAACGCGCCCTCCGGCCACAACGTCAACGTCCAGTACATCCACGTCTTCTGA